A genomic segment from Candidatus Nitrospira nitrosa encodes:
- a CDS encoding bifunctional folylpolyglutamate synthase/dihydrofolate synthase, whose product MIEYLYGLQKHGIKLGLETMRLLLDRVGHPQSSLQVLHIGGTNGKGSTASMAAAVLHCAGRRVGLYTSPHLVDFRERIRVNGEMIPEERVEGLLTRLRAVLRDDLHPTFFEMTTALAFLHFAESAVDVAVLEVGLGGRFDATNVVEQPLACAITTIGMDHQEYLGTTEETIAFEKGGIIKPGVPVVIGRMEAEAEQVLSRLAKDRSAPLWRLGREFSLDQDRDGRLVYRGVTHVIEGVECGLVGRHQWDNAACTLALLEAADQRGMTLDERAVLEGLRTVSWEGRLEKIDEAPHVVLDGAHNPAAAEVLARYLTDYAAQHPDSRIILVWGMMRDKDHRGFITPLLPVVSEIVLTQAALGRSATVHELRAVLDEWSGPVQEAMLPTDAVALARSRAMPQDLLCITGSLMLLGDIKAAICGCDLSPIRG is encoded by the coding sequence GTGATTGAATATCTCTATGGTCTCCAGAAACACGGCATCAAGCTGGGTCTGGAGACGATGCGTCTGTTATTGGATCGAGTGGGTCATCCGCAGTCGTCGCTTCAGGTCCTCCATATCGGGGGCACGAACGGCAAAGGGTCCACGGCTTCGATGGCGGCGGCGGTCCTTCACTGTGCCGGTCGACGTGTCGGGCTCTATACGTCCCCTCACCTTGTCGACTTTCGGGAACGGATTCGCGTCAACGGTGAGATGATTCCGGAGGAGCGGGTCGAGGGACTGCTCACACGATTACGAGCGGTGCTGAGGGATGATCTGCATCCGACGTTTTTTGAGATGACCACGGCTCTCGCCTTTCTGCATTTTGCCGAATCAGCAGTGGATGTTGCCGTTCTTGAGGTTGGGTTGGGGGGACGGTTTGATGCGACCAATGTGGTCGAGCAGCCGCTGGCCTGTGCGATTACGACGATCGGCATGGACCATCAAGAGTATTTGGGAACGACGGAAGAGACCATTGCCTTTGAAAAAGGTGGGATCATTAAGCCCGGCGTGCCGGTTGTGATCGGCCGGATGGAGGCGGAGGCAGAGCAAGTCTTGTCCCGCCTCGCCAAAGATCGCTCCGCACCACTCTGGCGTCTTGGTCGAGAATTCTCTCTTGATCAGGATCGTGACGGGCGACTGGTGTACCGAGGGGTCACGCATGTTATCGAGGGGGTGGAGTGCGGCTTGGTTGGTCGCCACCAATGGGATAATGCCGCCTGCACATTGGCGCTCCTGGAGGCAGCCGATCAACGAGGAATGACCCTGGACGAGAGGGCGGTCCTGGAAGGTTTGCGGACGGTTTCTTGGGAAGGGCGTTTGGAAAAGATCGACGAAGCACCCCATGTGGTGCTCGATGGGGCACATAACCCAGCTGCAGCTGAGGTGCTTGCTCGATATCTCACGGATTATGCCGCCCAGCACCCGGATTCACGGATTATCCTCGTCTGGGGCATGATGCGGGACAAGGATCATCGGGGATTTATCACCCCACTCCTGCCGGTGGTCTCAGAGATCGTCTTAACTCAAGCGGCTCTCGGGCGATCTGCCACGGTTCACGAGCTCCGTGCGGTGCTGGATGAATGGTCGGGACCGGTGCAAGAGGCGATGCTTCCGACGGATGCGGTGGCCCTTGCCAGAAGTCGGGCGATGCCGCAGGATCTTCTTTGCATCACCGGCTCGCTGATGCTCCTGGGGGATATCAAAGCGGCAATATGTGGCTGTGATCTGTCTCCGATTCGCGGCTAG
- the accD gene encoding acetyl-CoA carboxylase, carboxyltransferase subunit beta yields the protein MAWFKKDKPNDSVPPPRSKGSEGMWLKCNHCREIVYRKEVDRNNKVCPKCEYHFPISVTERIGLLIDLGTFKEWDAGLEAQDPLVFQDTKPYRDRVKAHQEKTGRKDALVIGEGLVNGSRVVLCVFDFSFMGGSMGSVVGEKLCRAVDRALELKLPVILVTASGGARMQEGILSLMQMAKTSTAVAKLGEAKLPFITILSDPTFGGVTASVAMLGDVIIAEPKALIGFAGPRVIEQTIKQQLPDQFQRAEFLLEHGMIDMIVERRRLKETVGTLVNHF from the coding sequence ATGGCCTGGTTTAAAAAAGATAAGCCCAACGATTCCGTTCCTCCTCCGCGCTCAAAAGGCAGCGAGGGAATGTGGCTCAAGTGCAACCATTGTCGTGAAATCGTCTATCGGAAAGAAGTCGACCGCAACAACAAGGTCTGCCCGAAGTGCGAGTATCATTTTCCGATTTCTGTCACGGAGCGGATCGGCTTACTCATCGATCTTGGTACGTTCAAAGAATGGGACGCGGGATTGGAAGCACAGGATCCCTTGGTCTTCCAGGATACCAAACCGTATCGTGATCGTGTGAAGGCTCACCAGGAGAAGACCGGGCGCAAGGATGCTCTGGTGATCGGAGAAGGGTTGGTAAATGGGAGCCGTGTGGTGTTGTGTGTGTTCGACTTTAGTTTCATGGGTGGGAGTATGGGTTCGGTTGTCGGTGAGAAACTCTGTCGCGCGGTCGATCGTGCGTTGGAGTTGAAATTGCCTGTGATCTTGGTGACCGCTTCCGGTGGGGCTCGGATGCAGGAGGGGATTCTCTCGTTGATGCAGATGGCCAAGACGTCGACGGCCGTGGCGAAGCTCGGTGAAGCCAAACTGCCGTTCATTACCATTCTTTCCGACCCGACATTCGGCGGCGTCACGGCCAGTGTGGCGATGTTAGGTGATGTCATCATTGCGGAACCCAAAGCCTTGATCGGATTTGCAGGCCCTCGCGTGATCGAGCAAACGATTAAGCAGCAATTGCCCGACCAGTTTCAGCGCGCCGAATTTCTGCTCGAACACGGCATGATCGACATGATCGTTGAACGTCGGCGCTTGAAGGAGACGGTCGGTACCCTCGTGAATCATTTTTAG